The Vulpes vulpes isolate BD-2025 chromosome 1, VulVul3, whole genome shotgun sequence genome contains the following window.
GATCCCGAAACAACATGCTGagttcttcatctggaaaatgagttCTAATACCATCACAATTGCCTTAAGAGCAGGGCTCCCCAGGTCCTTCATGGTGTCATCAACCTTCCAAAGTCCTAGTTCCTGATACTGTGCTAGGGGCTTTTCAGACATTCAGTAGACATTCCATTTTAAGAAACAGCTAGTAAGTAAACTGTAAAGAAGTAATACTGGAGACCAAAGATTGATGCTGACGTCAGCCGAGCTCTTCATATATCTCTACTCCCACATGGAGGAAAGCACAGTAGAGTTGGGCCAGATTCATCTAATCCAACTGTGTGGTTGTAAAactgaagaaacagaggctcatTTTTCCCACTGGCTCACAAAGTACTAAAATTCTGAAAAGAAGCTATAAAAATCCAAAAAGTATTCATGTTAACCTAGCTATTTATAAAGTCAAGAGGTGTGTGGCCAAGAGGCTACATTTTCAACCCTTATAGCCTTGGTCTGCAGCCCCAAACCCATTGGCTGCTTTATAAAGTGTGTCAATGGCCACAGAGCAAGGGGACCAAAGGCTCTGATGTACCTAGGGGGGCAGGTcgtcagcaagagaaaaaaatgtgaaacccTGGACCTGCCCTGTTAAAACTTGCTCTATGCTCATAGGAGGACTTATCTTTGCTTTTCTGAGCACATTTACAAACTTCGGCTCGGCCATGGGCAAGCCCTCAGGCAACCGTGCTACTTTGCCCAGAACATTTAGAACCAGCTGGACAACAGGAAATCTCTGAACCAGCAAGGCCAGGACCTGCATACAGCTGTAATTAACTTCTCCATAGTCAgtcatttgttttgaaaaaaaaaaaaaaaaaaaaaaaaaaaaaaaaaaaaaaatcaccttattTCCTCATAGCCTTATCTGTCTAAGATATTTAAGATCCACTGTAAAAGGGTAggtgtgaatgattttttttttctattttccatacTTTCTGTaatgttttcacatttcttttggtTACAAAAAAAgtgaagctatttttaaaaggtgctagtctaaaaaaaattaaaggatacaCAGAGTTCCTTCCTAACTATGAAATACTTAAACCTGAATGATATGTCTACGTGGCACAGAAGAACAGCAGTCACAGGATTCTGACAGATTCTTTTGGATTCCAGCTCTACCATTAACCTTGGGCAAGATTTTTGTCTAAGACTTACTTTctgcataaaaaagaaagaaagaatacctacctcacaggatgCTGTGAGGATAAAGATGCACAGTGCCTGGAAGATGGTAGGTGCCCAATAAAACGATAGATCCTTCTGTCCGGTGAACTCAGAATCCTTGAGTCAAAGGAAATACCACAGCCCACACCAGCTACCCCTCAATGCATCCTATTTAAATATGCATGGACGCTCTGTCTCCTGGATTTTGCCCTATTTGCTCTGAAGAATCACTATTGTGCTTAGAAAAATGTctacatttttatgttctttaaaacTGGACATgcagataaaacattttttaaaaactatcttccTAGAAATGATAATGCAATGTTCCCTAAAGCACATCAGGtcatgtattaaaaaaacaattctgaaaaacatGACTGAATTAGTTTGTACATTATTTCTTAAAGTGCACCAAAGTAAATATTAACGACCTTTAAAATGTCACTAACCCCCTTGggttattctttttaataaaagtaaatatttatctaCTGAGATGTATGTGGTTTTGGCTCCAAAGTGATGGCAAAAGCAGCAcgtcttccagaaaaaaaatgataaactcaaTTAAGCATACCTTAGCAGCATACAAAACACCTACAATTCAATGTAACTGCAGGCTCATTAAAGCACAATCCTGATTCCTgcttcaaaaacaaaatcaatcaaagaaacaaaataccatCTCCCCATCCTAAATCAAGGATTTCTCTTGAACCCTGGAGGTAACATTTGTGATTATTTCCCTATTACGTATCCTCAGTAACAGAATTCTAACTAATCACCATTCTTTCTTtacactgcacacacacacatacacacaaaccctataaaaaacaataaagtatacTTGGAGAACCCATGTGAAAGAAAACTCAAAGTCCGATAAAGAGCAACCATCACCCAAAATGTCAGGCAGTACCAATATTCACACCACTGTCCGGTGTTCCCCACACACATAGACAGCACTGGGACGTATCCGCCGCTTTGTGTGACCAGGAAGACGTGGCAAAAACTTGAAGGACTTGGGCATCATGTCCAGGCAGGCGTCATGGAATTTTTTAATCCTCCAGTAGTAAATCAGTGGGTTCAACGCAGACTTGAGGTAGCAGAGCCAGAGTAGCCAGGTGCTAATCTCAAAAAAGTTGTGCTTATAGTAAAAGTGCTTACTGAACGTTGCCACAAGGCTGTAAGTGGTGAATGGGGCCCAGCAGACGATGAAGACAGCAAAGAGAATCAAAATGGTGGTGAAGGCACGTGTTTTAAAGCCCATGTCAATGCTCATCTGGAAGGGTCTCTGTAGACTCATGAGACCCAGTTTGCTGGCCTGGCTGAGGCATATACCCTCCGGGTAGCTGTGAATTCTCAAGGCATTGTGCCGAAGGGTGTTGAGTATGCCCATAAATGAATACAGTATCACCAGGAAGGGTATGaagaaagaaactagagaaaTCAAAATCACATAAGCTTGGTAACCTGGGTTGGTTGTATACCCAAACACACACTGGGGGGCTCGGGAAGGTATCTGCAGGTCAGGGTTTCCTACAGCCAAAGGAAAGGCTATACAGAAGGAAGCCGCCCAAGAAACTGCAATTAGAATCTTAGCCCTATATGGATTTAGCTTATCCTGCCTCTGGACTATAATAAGGAACCTATCGATGCTAATGATGAGCAGGATGGCTACTCCCTCTATCACAAACAACCAGAAAAACATAGCAGATATCCTACAGAAGAACTTCCCAAAAATCCATCTTGTAGTAAGAATAGTTACCAAGGCGAAGGGCATGTTCAGCACTGCAAGCAACATGTCTGCAAATGCCAGGCTGGCAAGGAGGATGTTAATTGCAGAGCGCATGGCAGCTTTTTGGTAAACCATCAGGCAAACAACCAAGTTCCCaagaaaagacacaaacagaatAAATATCATTATAGCAGAAAGGATGATCTGCAGAGGCAAGTTTAGGCTCTTAAAAACTGCTGGTGTTGGGGGTACAGCTGTGCTATTCACTGTCAAGGAACTCATTCCAGTGGAAGCCATGGTTTCCATACTGTATCTAAGCAGCGGGCCAATGCCGGGATGCTGGAATGGTGGAGGGACAGTAATGTTCACATAAGTGTTTTCATAGACGACAAATGTTGTGTTGGTTGCCCCAGTATGGGACGCAGTCAACACTGCGGAGAAGACCATGGTTTCAGCAGAATGGCAGGTGCTGACAGAAATGTGGGTGTTCTTCAAGCATTT
Protein-coding sequences here:
- the GPR63 gene encoding probable G-protein coupled receptor 63, encoding MVFSAVLTASHTGATNTTFVVYENTYVNITVPPPFQHPGIGPLLRYSMETMASTGMSSLTVNSTAVPPTPAVFKSLNLPLQIILSAIMIFILFVSFLGNLVVCLMVYQKAAMRSAINILLASLAFADMLLAVLNMPFALVTILTTRWIFGKFFCRISAMFFWLFVIEGVAILLIISIDRFLIIVQRQDKLNPYRAKILIAVSWAASFCIAFPLAVGNPDLQIPSRAPQCVFGYTTNPGYQAYVILISLVSFFIPFLVILYSFMGILNTLRHNALRIHSYPEGICLSQASKLGLMSLQRPFQMSIDMGFKTRAFTTILILFAVFIVCWAPFTTYSLVATFSKHFYYKHNFFEISTWLLWLCYLKSALNPLIYYWRIKKFHDACLDMMPKSFKFLPRLPGHTKRRIRPSAVYVCGEHRTVV